One genomic region from Pan troglodytes isolate AG18354 chromosome 14, NHGRI_mPanTro3-v2.0_pri, whole genome shotgun sequence encodes:
- the LOC107972228 gene encoding peroxiredoxin-2-like, with protein MASGNACMGKPAPNFKATSMVDGAFKEVKLSDYKGKYVVLFFYPLDFTFVCLTEIIAVSSHAEDFRKLGCEVLGILVDSQFTHLAWINIPRKEGGLGPLNIPLLANVARRLSEDYGELKRDECIAYWGLFIIDGKGVLRQITVNDLPVGHSLDEALQLVQTIQYTDEHREVCPAGWKLGSNTIKLNVDDGEEYFSKQN; from the coding sequence ATGGCCTCAGGTAATGCGTGCATGGGAAAGCCCGCCCCTAACTTCAAGGCCACATCCATGGTGGATGGCGCCTTCAAAGAGGTGAAGCTGTCAGACTACAAAGGGAAGTACGTGGTCCTCTTTTTCTACCCTCTGGACTTCACTTTTGTGTGCCTCACAGAGATCATTGCAGTCAGCAGCCATGCCGAGGACTTCCGCAAGCTGGGCTGCGAAGTGCTGGGCATCTTGGTGGACTCTCAGTTCACCCACCTGGCTTGGATTAACATCCCCCGGAAGGAGGGAGGCTTGGGCCCCCTGAACATCCCCCTGCTTGCTAATGTGGCAAGACGCTTGTCTGAGGATTACGGTGAGCTGAAAAGAGATGAGTGCATTGCCTACTGGGGCCTCTTTATCATTGATGGCAAGGGTGTCCTTCGCCAGATCACTGTTAATGATTTGCCTGTGGGACACTCATTGGATGAGGCTCTGCAGCTGGTCCAGACCATCCAGTACACGGACGAGCACAGGGAAGTTTGTCCTGCTGGCTGGAAGCTTGGCAGTAACACAATTAAGCTCAACGTGGATGACGGCGAGGAATATTTCTCCAAACAAAATTAG